DNA sequence from the Phycisphaerae bacterium genome:
CCTTGAGCAGTAGGGCGTGGTACATGCGCGCGTCGAGCGTTTTTGCGTCGTTCGGGCCGAGGTCAGCCGTTCGGATCTCCACTGCCTCGACGCCTGGCCCCTCAGCGATGTCCAGCGCGCCGAGACGACGTGCCGTGTCGCTGACACTCATCAGCAGGTCGGCGCGAATTTTTGGGTGATCTACGAACTGCTCGCGGATCGCATCGATCGAGGGCTTGAATATGCTGCCCTCCATGGCCGATCGCGCCACGCCCGTCAAATCGACTTTCGCGAGCGCGCCATCCGCCGCCGCAACACTGGCCTCGGTCGCCGTATCAGGCGCCCGCGTTCTTTCGCCAGCCAGTCGGATCCCGTTGAGCATATCCCGGCGAAGCTGGACGCCCATCTGCATGACGTCTACTCCCGAGAGTTGGGCCGATTGGAATGCTACGACCTTTTCGAGATCTTTGGAGCGTGCTTGGGCCTCGCCGCGGGCCACGAGCGCTTCGCCGGCCGCGTTGTCGGCGCGGTCCCGTTCACGTAGTGCCCATATCATTCCCCACGTCGTGCCTATGATGCCTGCGATCAGCACCACGGCGACAATCGCGCCGGCGGTCACGCTCGCCTTGTTGCGGAGGATGAACTTGCGAAACTTGTAGCCCGCGCTTGGCGGCGCAGCGAGCACAGGCTCCCCCGCGATGTAGCGCTGAATGTCAGCGGCCATTCCGCTGGCGGTTTCGTAGCGCCGGGCCCGATCCTTCTCGAGGCATTTCATGACGATCCAGTCCAGATCGCCGCGAACCAGTTTCATCAGGTGCGCCGGCTCGGTCCTGCGATTGGCCGCGACCGATGGCAGGTCGTCCTTCATCGTCGACAGCCGTGAGCTTGGCGTGGGCGGCTCCACCTCACGAATGACTCGCTGAATCTCCGCGTAACCCGCGCTCAGTAGGGTCTTGACGTCAAACGGCGTCGTCCCCGTTAGAAGTTCGTATAGAAGGACACCAAGGCTGTAGACATCTGTCCGCGTGTCGATATCAAGGTCTGACAGTCCCGCCTGCTCGGGGCTCATGTACGCCGGCGTTCCGATCATCTGGCGAAACTCGGTGAACACTGTTTTTTCGGTAAGTCGCGCCGCCGTGGCCTTTGCTATTCCGAAGTCGATAACCTTCACCACAGGCTTGTCGTCGTGCCGCGAGACAAGCACGTTCGACGGCTTAATATCGCGGTGAATAATGCCCTTGGTGTGGGCGTGTTGCACAGCCTGGCAGACGGAGATGTACAGTTCCAGCCGATCGCGTGGCGCGAGGTTTTGCGCATCGCAATATTGCGTAATGGGAACACCTTTGACCAACTCCATTACGAAATAAGGACGGCCCGTTTCGGTCGCGCCGGCATCGAAGACCTTGGCGATGTTGGGATGATCCATGATCGCAAGGGCCTGCCGCTCCGCCTCGAAGCGGGCGATCACCTGTTTTGTGTCCATTCCAAGCTTGATGATCTTCAGTGCAACTCTGCGCGTCACCGGCTCGCGCTGCTCCGCCATCCATACCGTTCCAAAACCTCCCTCACCGATCTGTTCGAGGAGCTTGTAACGGTCGATGACCACTCCCTGGAGTTCGCATGTCCCCAGGGGGTCGCCGTCCACTACGGTGCGCTGCGTGGCGATCGTAATTCGATCGAAACCTGGGCGATTCATGAATTGGCCAGCTTCGTCGTGAGTTTTCAGTAGATCTTCGACCTCTGCTCTCAGAGAGGTGTCACCATCGCAGGCTCGATCGACAAATGCAGTTCGCTCTTCGGGCGGTTGCCCAAGGGCTTCGAGAAAAATGTCTTTGGCGCGTGCAGACGACATTTGGATGTTGCTCCTTGCGAGATGCCCTTTACATCGACTTGCCCCGCAGCATTTGCAACAGCCGCGTTCGGGCGAAAGCCCATTCCCGGTTCACGCTGCGGGGGGAAATCCCCAACACATCGGCGGTCTCGTCGATGCTGAGATCGGCGAAGAACCGGAGCCGAACGAGCTTGGCGGCGCCGGGGTCTTCCTTTTCTAAGCGCAGGAGAGCATCGTCTAACGCCAAAATCTCATCGCTTTTTTCTTCGGGCAGAAGATCTGCAACTGTTGCAACACTGGCCCATTCAAGCTGTACCTTACGCCCCTTGCCGCGTTTGAGCGCATTTCGGCTCCGGGCGTATTCAACAAGTATCCGCCGCATCCCCTCGGCGGCAGCGGCCAGAAAGTGCCCGCGGCCCTGAAAGGTGTGGATCGGAGATCCGACCAGGCGCAAGAATGCTTCGTGAACGAGGGCGGTCGGTTGGAGGGTGTGGTCGGGCCGCTCCGTTGCGAGTTTTGACGCCGCCAGGCGGCGCAGCTCCTCATAGACCAGTGGAAGCAGTTCGCTCGCCGCGGCCGCATCCCCACGATCCATCGCCTGAAGAATCTGAGTGACGTCAGACATTCCCACCACCTCTCCGAACCCCTTGTTTTCACTCGAGTTGCGTCTGCCATTGTACCACTGTGTCCCGCCCCGCCAATCGCTTGCCATGAAAATCTGGCGTACGCTGAACTTGAAACTCGCTAATGAACATGGATGAGCGAGTGGCGCCCCGAGCGGAAGCCCTCGAATCGTGATTCAAGGAGACCGAAAAATGAATTGGACAAGCAAGACTTGCTTGACAGGATTTGTGGAACACTTCGATGCTCTTCCTCGCACTGTTGCATTGGCTGTCGTGGCCTTTGTGGCCGCGTCGTGGCTTGCAGCCCCACCGGCTTCCGGTGAACAAAAAACGCAAATCGCGCCGGTTTCTGCGACCGCCAACGACGGACCCGACGGACTATCAACTTCGGACTGGTCGAGCATCCTCGCGGCGTACGAAGCCAATCGCCATACCGCGTTCGCGGTTGAAAATGGATATCAGGCTCGCAATCCAGGTCAGCATTGGCAAACGCTCTTTGACGGCCGTGGCTTCACCACCACGCCTGATGCGGGCGCATGGACTTGGGGGTTGGAGCTGGCGAGCTTTGGACGCGAGGGCGTGGAACGCGCCGTGAAAGTGCCAACGTGCGCCGAAGCCGCAGGAAATCGCGTCAACTATCAATGGGGCGAGGCGCTGACCGAATGGTATGTAAACGATCGACACGGGCTCGAACACGGTTACACCGTGCATGATCGGCCTGAGGGCAGCTCGGGCTACTTGCATTTGGAGTTGGCGGTCCGCGGCATGTTGTTGCCGCAGGTGAGCAGTCAAGGACGCGATGTGATGTTCAATGATTCCCGCGGCGTGGCCGTGGTGAGTTACAGCAATCTCAGTGTCTTCGATGCGGAAGGCGCGCCGGTTCCAGCTCGGTTCGAGACGATTGCTGACGGGCTTCGACTGATCGTCGATGATAGATATGCTCGCTACCCGCTGACAATCGATCCCTTTGCCCAGCAGGTAGCCTACCTCAAGGCTTCGAACACCGAAGCGTTTGACACCTTTGGCTGGTCGGTGGCCATCTCCGGAGACACGGTGGTGATCGGAGCGAATAGCGAGGACAGCAACGCGATCGGAGTGGACGGCAATCAGGCCAACAACAACGCGGGCAGCGCCGGTGCGGCGTATGTCTTTGTCCGCAGCGGCGCCATCTGGAGTCAGCAGGCCTACCTCAAAGCGTCGAACACGGGCGCGAACGATCAGTTTGGCTACTCTGTGGCCATCTCGGGCGACACTGTGGTAGTCGGGGCATCCATGGAAGATAGCAACGCCACCGGCGTGAACGGCGCGAACAACAACAATTCCGCCGACTCTGGCGCGGCATACGTTTTCGTCCGCGGCGGAACCACGTGGAGCCAGCAGGCATACATGAAGGCTTCGAACACCGGGCCGGGAGACCAGTTTGGATACTCGGTGGCAATCTCGGGCGACACAGTGGTTGTCGGGGCCTACCGGGAGGACAGCGACGCTACGGGCATAAATGGTAATCAATTCAGCAGCCTCGCCGTTGATTCCGGCGCGGCATACGTTTTCGTCCGCAGCGGAACGACGTGGAGCCAGCAGGCTTATGTCAAGGCCTCGAACACCGGCGCGAACGACCTGTTCGGCCAATCGGTAACCGTGAGCGGCGACATGGTCGTGGTCGGAGCGTATGCCGAAGACAGCAGTGCAACCGGCGTGGATGGCAACCAAGCCGACAACAGTGCAGCTTCGTCAGGAGCGGCCTATGTCTTCGTACGCAGCGGCTCAACCTGGAGCCAGCAAGCCTACCTCAAGGCGTCGAACACCGATGGCAGCGACTTCTTTGGTTTTTCAGTGGCCGCGAGTGGCGACACAGTCGTGATCGGTGCATATCAGGAGGATAGCAACGCCACCGGTGTGAACGGTAACGATGCCGACAACAACGCCGGCGGCGCTGGCGCGGCGTACGTCTTCTTCCGCACTGGGGGCGTGTGGGGCCAGCAGGCTTACCTCAAGGCGTCGAACACCGAGTCCGCCGACCTGTTTGGCTACTCGGTCGCCGTATCGGGCGACGTAGCGGTGGTTGGGGCCTTTGCAGAGGGGAGCAACGCAATGGGCGTGAATGGTGACCAGACAGACAATAGTATTCCAAATGCAGGCGCTGCTTACGTGTTCACCCGCAGCAGCACCTCCTGGCGCCAACAGGCCTACGTCAAAGCGTCGAACACAGAGGGAGACAATTTCGGCTTCTCAGTGGCCGCGAGTGGCGACACGGTGGTGATCGGAGCAATTGGTGAAGCCAGCAACGCCACAGGCATAAACGGCAATCAGTTTGACAATAGCGCGTCAAGTTCCGGCGCGGCGTACCTCTTCGTGTTCATCGATAGCGACGGTGATGGACTGCTCGACGTGTATGACAACTGTCCGTTTGATTTCAACCCGGAACAGGAGGACGGCGACGGCGACGGCGTCGGCGATGTGTGTGACAATTGCCCGTTCGTTGCCGATCCCACGCAGGCGGATACGGACGGCGACGGCATCGGGGATGCCTGCGACACCTGCACCGACACCGACGGTGATGGATTCGGCAACTCCGGCTTCCCCGCCAATACCTGCCCGGTCGACAACTGCCCGACCATCGCGAACCCGACTCAGCTCGACGGCGACAACGACGGCATAGGAGATGCCTGTGACGGCGATACGGACGGCGATGGGGTGCCCAACGTGAGCGATGCCTGCCCCAACAACGCCCCGGGGCTCCCGGCGGACTGCACCGGCCGACCGCTGCGAGACTGCAACGGCGATTGCAGCGTGGACGGTGCCGACCTGCAGTGCATCGTTGATGAAATGCTGAGTCAGTAGCTGTGCGATCTTATGCAGGTGGGCCGGTCACGCCCCTGGGAGTCCGGCTGGCCCACTGCCTGGTCTTCATCCATCTTGGTACACGGAAAGTTTTCCTATCGCCGGCCACGTATAACCCGCATGGACCGTGGGTCGAGCAGCAGGCCCGAAACGTGATGATGTGGCTGGATGATCACCAGATCGAGGCGAGGTTCCTACTTCGTGACCGGGATACGAAGTTCTCTGCTGCGTTTGATCAGCTGTTCAAGAACGCCGGGATTCGCCGCCTGCGGACGCCGCTATTGGCGCCGGACGCCAACGCTTTTGCCGAAGCTTGGATCGGAGCGGTCAAGCGGGAGTGCCTGAATCACTTTCTGTGCTTCAGCCTTGGTCATCTCGACCACATCAGCCAGCACTACGCCCGTTATCACAATGTCCATCGCCCGCACCAAGGCCTGGGCAATCTCACGGTCGTGCAGGCAGCAACCGGACCACCTGAAGTGGGCGCCTTGGCTAGGGCGTTACCCCTCGACGAGCCGGTTCGCTGTCAGCGATTCCTGGGCGGGCTGCTGAGACACTATTACCGTGCGGCCTGAAGATTCTATTGGTCGAAACCGCTATGAGAGATCGCTCGACGTGAATAAATTACGATGTCGGTCCGCGCCGACGGGAATCTCGCCATTCCGCATCAGCGCCATCACTCGCATCGCCCTAAATTGAATCTTCGAAAAGGATCCTCAACGATCAAGGAAGAGGGCCATCAACATTCTGGGCCCTCGCTGGTGGACCCGCGCGCTTTTACGCACCTGGGAGAGAGCGCCCGCAGCAGAAACGTGCGCATAGCGGATCCCACAGAACGGCGTCCAGCAGTTTACATGCATTCTCCATAGACCCTCACTCTGCACGTACATTCACAGAATAGAAGTCCACCAATTTCCCGTTCGACACAACTACCCCGCTTCACGCGATCGTTGTCACGCAATGTGAAGCAAACACACCCCGGCGCACATTTTTCATCGGCCCGCTTTATCGCATTAGCCCTAGCGTTCGCACAAGTCGTATCCATTCCTTTGCCTGCCCAATTCGCGTGCCAGCAACGGCCCTCCAGCCTTGTCGTACTATACCCGTTGGCGGAACATTCTCCTTCGCACTCCCACCTGTCTCGGCGAGGCATAGTAGCCACGCTCGCCCTCGCTGTGACGGGGCCAACTGAAGAATCAAACTCACCTGGAAGCCACCTGACAGATAGGCCAGCACTGGGAGGGCTACTCGGGTTGTTCCCGTCGAACGAGTACGGATTGCCGAGGCTTGAGCCATTCACCCATGTTCCAGCCTGAGCGCGCTGGATGTACCTGCCCGAGCCGGTAGCCAAGTAGCGGCCGCCGCACCAGTAGAGGCCTGTTTCGCGGTCGAAGAAGTGGCCGTGGAACAGGAATGGGTTGTCGATGTCGGGCTGCGGCACGAGCAGGGCGAAGGCCAGGTCGGCGGGCTGCTGGTTCCAGGGGCCGAACTGATCTGAGCTCCAGAACGACTGGTTGTTTCCGTTGCCGCCGCTTTCCCATTTCCAGGGCGTGATGCCCGGCTGGGCTAGGGTGTTCTCGATGGAGAGCCAGTAGGTAACACCGGCCTGAGCCGGGAAGGGCTGGCTCAGGGCATATTCATAGATGCGTTCATCCTCTCCGCCGACCACCTGCCCGGTGCCCGCGGCGGCGACGTTGTTCCCGGCGGTTTCCTGAAAGATGGGATTGCCGGGAGCGCCAGAATTGTCGTCGAAGATCGTGATGTGGAAGTCGTTGGTATGGGCTTGAATGCCGGGATCGTACGCTCCCCACCAGCGCAGGCCGGTGATGGTCTCTGGCTGGGCCAGCGTGAAGTCGTCGGCGATGGCCTGCGGACCGGGCTCTTGGTTGCTCAGGTCCGAACGGTAGGCCTGCTGCTGGTCCGGCGGTTGGGTGTTCGCCGTGGAGAGCTGGGCGATCGGCTTGCCGTAATCTTCGTACTCCCAGCCCGATAAGACGTTACCGGTCTGGTCGGTCAACTTGGCAACGCTGTTCTGATTGTCGGCGTGGAAGAAGCTCTTCTGTCCACCTTGCTCCATCTGAAGTTCTTCTTCGAGGAACCCGCGCCACCAAAGACCATTCGTATCGGTGGTCCCAATTTGCGCTGGCGTATCAATTACCTCCGCCAGTGGCAGAGTGGAGAACAGCGCTAATAAGTCAGGCAAGTCCGCATAGGGATCCGCCGGTTGGCTGTTCCCATCGTTGCTCGACACAACGGTCGTTACGGCGACGCGCGTCGCATCCCTCGCCTCGATCAGCCTGCGGGCACTGTAGGCGTACGATGTCACCGCGGCGGCGGCGCTGGGAGGCACAATCACAGAAAAGCACTGATTTCCAGAGATGGAGTTGAAGTTGACGCTGCGCGGTTCGCCCAGGTTGTCGCCGCCACCGATGCCGCCCAGCATCTGATTGGAGACGAAGTCGTGTCCCACGGCGTTGACGAAGACGCATAGCTTGATTTCGCCCGTCGGAGCGCCGATTGCTGCCAGCGGAATGGCCCATTCCACGCCGGTGCTCACGCCCGCCCCGGAATCGGCACCGGTCCCGCCGGTGACCCCTGAGGTGTTGCCGTTGTGGATGGTGACTCGGATGCCAAAGGGATTGGAGCCGCTGGCATCCAATGTCCCGTCGGACACCGCCGTGCCGGCGCCGAGATAGTATCCCGGCCCGCCGCCGGCGGTGAGCAATTCGGCGTAGTTGGCGAACAGGGCGTAGATACCACCACCGCCATCGCCGCCGGTCATGCCTAGCCAGAAGTCGGCCGCGAAGCCGGCGTCAAAGGTCAGCCCGTTGCCGCCGCCGTCGTCGCCCATGCGGTTGAGGCCGCCGAAATCCACGCCGGAGTTGTCCCCGCGGAGCCGGTTCTGCCCGCCGGACCCCGAGTCGATGAAAACTTCCAGTTTGTTGAAGTTGGACTCGAGGTTGCAGCTCAGCATCAGATACAGCACGCCGCCCTGGACCACGGCTGACACGCCGTCGAGCTCCGAGCCGTTGGCAAAATCGACCTGGCCGGTGTTGCTGTCGCCGAACTGGGTCTGGGTGTTCTGAATTGCGACGGGATTGCCATACGCGCTATCCAGCGTCCCATCGATGACCGGAGGCCCGCCGGGCCCGCGCAACGGAGGGGCGTCGAACGCGACCGCCTTCTCAATTCGGCGGCCCAGACAGTCATAGCGATACTCCGCGCTGACGCTCGCGGCAAGGAAATTCACGAGCTGGTTGCGATAGTCATAGGCGAAGGTCTCGGCGCCGCTGTTGATGTTGCTCAGGCTGCCGTTCTGGTCATACAGGCGCGACGCGTTGAACGGCGTGGTGGTGTACTGGTTCATCTCGAAGTCGCCCGCTTCGCAGAGGGTTGGGTCCATGGTGTACGGCCCGGGATTGGGCCCGCCGGAGACGCTGACGCGGTTGCCCACACCGTCCAGGACATAGTCCACCGGCCCCGGCGGCGTCGGGGTTACGTGATCCCACTGAATCAGGCGATTTGATGCGTCATAGGCGTAGTTGTGGATATCCGTCGGGATGGGCGCGGAGTTGACCTCCATCGAGAGCTTGTTGTCGTTGGGGTCCCAGGTATACGTCCGCTGGTCAATGACCACAGGGCTACCAGTGGGGTTCCGCGTGTGAGTCGTGGAGAGGATTCGGCGGTCGCCGTCGTAGGCGTAGGTCGCGCGAACTCTTTCGGCTGGCGACCCGTTGGGATAGTCGCGCCGCTCGACGCGATAGGGCCCGATGTAGGCATAGGTGGCGATGATCGCACCGGGCCCGAGCGGGTCGTTACGGATCAAGAGCGGCCGATCCAGTAGGTCGTAGGTTCGCACAATGACCCGCCCGCCGGGATAGGTCTGGCGGGTGAGGTTGCCCTCCCCATCGTATACACCGGCCAAGGTCAGGGCCGGACCGTCGGGGTTTAACCGCTGCTGCGTTTCACTCAGGATGTTGCCGAGCGAGTCGTAGGCGCGGATCACCAGCGAGTCATCGTCTTCCGCACGGCTCATGCGTCCCAGCCCGTCATACGCGTAGATCTCCAAGGTTGTCTGACCGGACACACCGGTGCCCGGCGAGATGCTGCGAGTGGTCAGGCGGTTGTTCAAATCGTAGTTATTACTGACGACACTTCCATTCGCGTCCGTCGTGGATACGGCGTTGTCGTGCACGTCAAAGTACGTGAAGTCTGACGTGCAGTCGGCGTGATCGGCGCCCGTGCGCCGGTTCAGCGCGTCGTAAATGTACATCGTCGGATTGCCGTTGTCGTCGGTTTGGCCGGTCAGGCGCGAGGAGTCGTCCCACGTCTGCGTGCTGACGATGTCGACAGGGTCGGTAAAGAGGAGGTTGCCGTTCATGTCGCGCGCTGTCTGGCCGGGGCGGTTCAAGCCGTCGTACTCGTAGCGGGTGTGGTTCCCGCGGGCATCGATTGTGCGGACGCGATTGTTCCGCGAGTTATAGACGTATTGGTGTGTGTTTCCGACGTTGTCAGTCGTGCTGGTGAGCCGATCCAGCAGGTCGTATGCGTAGGTGGTGGTGAACGTCTCGTTCGGGTTGCCCAGATCGGACTTGTCGGTCTCGACCATGGAAATCACGTTTGAATCAGCGTCGTACGAGTGGGTCGAAGTATTCAGCTTCGCGTCGGTCGTCGTCAGGAGCCGGTTGGCCGTGTCGTAGGTGTAGTTCGTGACATGCCCCGGCAAATCGGTGGTCACGCTCGTGGTCTGCGAATTATTCGCGTAAGACGACAGCGTCGTCGACAAACCGTCCCCGATCGCCGGTTGCGGCGGCAAGGTGTCGAAGTGGGCGATGTCTTGTCG
Encoded proteins:
- a CDS encoding serine/threonine-protein kinase, which produces MNRPGFDRITIATQRTVVDGDPLGTCELQGVVIDRYKLLEQIGEGGFGTVWMAEQREPVTRRVALKIIKLGMDTKQVIARFEAERQALAIMDHPNIAKVFDAGATETGRPYFVMELVKGVPITQYCDAQNLAPRDRLELYISVCQAVQHAHTKGIIHRDIKPSNVLVSRHDDKPVVKVIDFGIAKATAARLTEKTVFTEFRQMIGTPAYMSPEQAGLSDLDIDTRTDVYSLGVLLYELLTGTTPFDVKTLLSAGYAEIQRVIREVEPPTPSSRLSTMKDDLPSVAANRRTEPAHLMKLVRGDLDWIVMKCLEKDRARRYETASGMAADIQRYIAGEPVLAAPPSAGYKFRKFILRNKASVTAGAIVAVVLIAGIIGTTWGMIWALRERDRADNAAGEALVARGEAQARSKDLEKVVAFQSAQLSGVDVMQMGVQLRRDMLNGIRLAGERTRAPDTATEASVAAADGALAKVDLTGVARSAMEGSIFKPSIDAIREQFVDHPKIRADLLMSVSDTARRLGALDIAEGPGVEAVEIRTADLGPNDAKTLDARMYHALLLKDKGRLDESEREMKECIALALSTHGNNSEITMDLRANFAAVLAARAQFQDAADLYRLALPWYEEHAGRLDQQTLGSLASLASALSNLGRFEEAEPLFRESVQGFRTAYGKNNMRTLQALNNLAGFYRAKKDYGKAREVYEEALQAGRQALGEDHWLTLMIVDNIGGILFAQDHFDGAAEFARSALNGRQRVLGANHAATLRSCFNLARVLESKGKADEATTLYRRAAEGFRGAYGEFHSYTISARTALSGLLIARGRFQECSDLLLSESAQFDGHPEATKDRRQAVVRALSILYEKWDAAEPGKGYDAKAATWRAKLHASTSQPVSSQPVAGGK
- a CDS encoding ECF-type sigma factor, producing the protein MSDVTQILQAMDRGDAAAASELLPLVYEELRRLAASKLATERPDHTLQPTALVHEAFLRLVGSPIHTFQGRGHFLAAAAEGMRRILVEYARSRNALKRGKGRKVQLEWASVATVADLLPEEKSDEILALDDALLRLEKEDPGAAKLVRLRFFADLSIDETADVLGISPRSVNREWAFARTRLLQMLRGKSM
- a CDS encoding thrombospondin type 3 repeat-containing protein, which gives rise to MNWTSKTCLTGFVEHFDALPRTVALAVVAFVAASWLAAPPASGEQKTQIAPVSATANDGPDGLSTSDWSSILAAYEANRHTAFAVENGYQARNPGQHWQTLFDGRGFTTTPDAGAWTWGLELASFGREGVERAVKVPTCAEAAGNRVNYQWGEALTEWYVNDRHGLEHGYTVHDRPEGSSGYLHLELAVRGMLLPQVSSQGRDVMFNDSRGVAVVSYSNLSVFDAEGAPVPARFETIADGLRLIVDDRYARYPLTIDPFAQQVAYLKASNTEAFDTFGWSVAISGDTVVIGANSEDSNAIGVDGNQANNNAGSAGAAYVFVRSGAIWSQQAYLKASNTGANDQFGYSVAISGDTVVVGASMEDSNATGVNGANNNNSADSGAAYVFVRGGTTWSQQAYMKASNTGPGDQFGYSVAISGDTVVVGAYREDSDATGINGNQFSSLAVDSGAAYVFVRSGTTWSQQAYVKASNTGANDLFGQSVTVSGDMVVVGAYAEDSSATGVDGNQADNSAASSGAAYVFVRSGSTWSQQAYLKASNTDGSDFFGFSVAASGDTVVIGAYQEDSNATGVNGNDADNNAGGAGAAYVFFRTGGVWGQQAYLKASNTESADLFGYSVAVSGDVAVVGAFAEGSNAMGVNGDQTDNSIPNAGAAYVFTRSSTSWRQQAYVKASNTEGDNFGFSVAASGDTVVIGAIGEASNATGINGNQFDNSASSSGAAYLFVFIDSDGDGLLDVYDNCPFDFNPEQEDGDGDGVGDVCDNCPFVADPTQADTDGDGIGDACDTCTDTDGDGFGNSGFPANTCPVDNCPTIANPTQLDGDNDGIGDACDGDTDGDGVPNVSDACPNNAPGLPADCTGRPLRDCNGDCSVDGADLQCIVDEMLSQ
- a CDS encoding integrase core domain-containing protein → MMWLDDHQIEARFLLRDRDTKFSAAFDQLFKNAGIRRLRTPLLAPDANAFAEAWIGAVKRECLNHFLCFSLGHLDHISQHYARYHNVHRPHQGLGNLTVVQAATGPPEVGALARALPLDEPVRCQRFLGGLLRHYYRAA
- a CDS encoding DUF6531 domain-containing protein; its protein translation is MRSLRPPSVIALSLASFTLLSVQPSARSQCPCPCPADTTGNILRDGIDVDDFVRCLLSGPTIGPGCSCADMDLNSLVDLADTPLFANTLLAPGPCSVAQGSYEPGPLDMPPASPCSEGESCSGMPDTRVAAQAYFFSGEVYQSATDLRIRGRGLDFIWARKYRSRNGPVSAMGHGWDYSYNSYLEAAGADRILHDGNTRADLYLLQPNGKWGRDEFFRELQLNGDTTYTLIFADTGKWNFRSLANPIAPGRISTIVDRNNNTMAFIYDGLGRLISIADTLGRVVTVAYDANSRISTVTDFTGRQVIYTYDANGDLRTVRSPVVTGTPHGNDYPAGKSTSYTYSSGFADSRLNHNLLTITDPKGQTYLQNVYASTLDPADLNFDRLVRQTWGQPGDVIDMTYVAQSACGGNNFAALKTVVNDRVGNVREYSYDALNRLVMAREYTGRADPDQPTTESTNRPTSKLRPTDPDYFETRWTYNADSQTTLIAYPNLNTTAKTYELDLNPLAARRERGNLRSVTRNPGPLGGDQASITESYTYETGFGGCGCGTNFVKTHTDGRGNVTMHTYDAAGNRLHTDHRPGGGVEDWTYNVPFGQVISHTLPANGSAHRRVDTYSYYAAGPQMGYLQTEVIDSGGFNLTNQYEYDAVGNVIRIVHPNSADSLYTYNALDQVVRTLSREVLPVIRYETLTWYNANDNVVRTDVENRDENGVLQPNTHFSTITEYEILNHIVRTCQERGTAALSNFDLSCPSFPPGEAVTTEYEYDANRNQIRERRPMSFSGLQPTNTVDTEYDERDLHFKVIRSNTDPAQSTDQTDYDGNGNVAARRRGLEDIGNERVTMYAYDGYNRGVSSTDPMGNVTTYHYDANDNMTSQRTDGELLDVPGNSGSVRLSETSYQYDAMDRRTRQDIAHFDTLPPQPAIGDGLSTTLSSYANNSQTTSVTTDLPGHVTNYTYDTANRLLTTTDAKLNTSTHSYDADSNVISMVETDKSDLGNPNETFTTTYAYDLLDRLTSTTDNVGNTHQYVYNSRNNRVRTIDARGNHTRYEYDGLNRPGQTARDMNGNLLFTDPVDIVSTQTWDDSSRLTGQTDDNGNPTMYIYDALNRRTGADHADCTSDFTYFDVHDNAVSTTDANGSVVSNNYDLNNRLTTRSISPGTGVSGQTTLEIYAYDGLGRMSRAEDDDSLVIRAYDSLGNILSETQQRLNPDGPALTLAGVYDGEGNLTRQTYPGGRVIVRTYDLLDRPLLIRNDPLGPGAIIATYAYIGPYRVERRDYPNGSPAERVRATYAYDGDRRILSTTHTRNPTGSPVVIDQRTYTWDPNDNKLSMEVNSAPIPTDIHNYAYDASNRLIQWDHVTPTPPGPVDYVLDGVGNRVSVSGGPNPGPYTMDPTLCEAGDFEMNQYTTTPFNASRLYDQNGSLSNINSGAETFAYDYRNQLVNFLAASVSAEYRYDCLGRRIEKAVAFDAPPLRGPGGPPVIDGTLDSAYGNPVAIQNTQTQFGDSNTGQVDFANGSELDGVSAVVQGGVLYLMLSCNLESNFNKLEVFIDSGSGGQNRLRGDNSGVDFGGLNRMGDDGGGNGLTFDAGFAADFWLGMTGGDGGGGIYALFANYAELLTAGGGPGYYLGAGTAVSDGTLDASGSNPFGIRVTIHNGNTSGVTGGTGADSGAGVSTGVEWAIPLAAIGAPTGEIKLCVFVNAVGHDFVSNQMLGGIGGGDNLGEPRSVNFNSISGNQCFSVIVPPSAAAAVTSYAYSARRLIEARDATRVAVTTVVSSNDGNSQPADPYADLPDLLALFSTLPLAEVIDTPAQIGTTDTNGLWWRGFLEEELQMEQGGQKSFFHADNQNSVAKLTDQTGNVLSGWEYEDYGKPIAQLSTANTQPPDQQQAYRSDLSNQEPGPQAIADDFTLAQPETITGLRWWGAYDPGIQAHTNDFHITIFDDNSGAPGNPIFQETAGNNVAAAGTGQVVGGEDERIYEYALSQPFPAQAGVTYWLSIENTLAQPGITPWKWESGGNGNNQSFWSSDQFGPWNQQPADLAFALLVPQPDIDNPFLFHGHFFDRETGLYWCGGRYLATGSGRYIQRAQAGTWVNGSSLGNPYSFDGNNPSSPPSAGLSVRWLPGEFDSSVGPVTARASVATMPRRDRWECEGECSANGYSTTRLEGRCWHANWAGKGMDTTCANARANAIKRADEKCAPGCVCFTLRDNDRVKRGSCVEREIGGLLFCECTCRVRVYGECM